One window from the genome of Pedococcus badiiscoriae encodes:
- a CDS encoding fluoride efflux transporter FluC gives MNASSALLVVVGAAVGAPLRFVVDRWAREHTRAGTILGTLVVNVAGSLVLGLVAGLRDAPDWVLPLVGIGFCGALTTFSTLAFETWVFFEERAWRAFAANLALTFGLGLPAVWLGFLLG, from the coding sequence ATGAACGCCTCCAGTGCGCTGCTGGTGGTGGTGGGAGCCGCGGTCGGTGCGCCACTGCGGTTCGTCGTCGACCGGTGGGCGCGCGAGCACACCCGGGCCGGGACCATCCTCGGCACGCTGGTCGTCAACGTGGCCGGCTCCCTGGTGCTCGGGCTCGTGGCCGGGCTGCGCGACGCGCCGGACTGGGTGCTGCCGCTCGTGGGGATCGGGTTCTGCGGAGCCCTGACGACGTTCTCCACGCTGGCCTTCGAGACGTGGGTGTTCTTCGAGGAACGGGCGTGGCGGGCGTTCGCGGCGAACCTGGCCCTCACCTTCGGTCTGGGCCTGCCCGCCGTCTGGCTCGGCTTCCTCCTCGGTTGA
- a CDS encoding VOC family protein, whose protein sequence is MTTWQLTVDCSDSSRLIEFWCAALGYVPEPAPDGWESWLEYWRGGGIRDEDLVGAEAGSGAIIDPEGLRPRIWFQEVPEPKVGKNRLHLDLRHTPGRDAMPYAARRASVDAEVARLVALGATVAYVNAPEGADYYAQTLRDPEGNEFCVV, encoded by the coding sequence ATGACCACCTGGCAGCTGACGGTCGACTGCTCCGACTCGTCGCGTCTCATCGAGTTCTGGTGCGCGGCGCTGGGGTACGTCCCCGAGCCTGCGCCCGACGGCTGGGAGTCCTGGCTCGAGTACTGGCGGGGCGGCGGCATCCGGGACGAGGACCTCGTGGGGGCGGAGGCGGGCAGCGGGGCGATCATCGACCCCGAGGGCCTGCGGCCGCGCATCTGGTTCCAGGAGGTGCCGGAGCCCAAGGTCGGCAAGAACCGGCTCCACCTCGACCTTCGGCACACGCCGGGGCGGGACGCGATGCCGTATGCAGCGCGGCGGGCAAGCGTCGACGCGGAGGTCGCGCGGTTGGTCGCCCTCGGCGCGACGGTGGCCTACGTCAACGCACCCGAGGGCGCCGACTACTACGCCCAGACCCTGCGCGACCCGGAGGGGAACGAGTTCTGCGTCGTGTGA